From one Plasmodium malariae genome assembly, chromosome: 12 genomic stretch:
- the PmUG01_12057300 gene encoding conserved Plasmodium protein, unknown function, producing the protein MNRLILNKATSSNDEPTPGYLYNEISQIAFCSKDSLNFVGEYLIKKLQRTDLNVKLKTLKILKHLCDKKRSDFRIFLKKKIDLIKECQNCNIVHDELKGDTPSMLVRKEATDLIKVIYSYDGADNNVKNSVSNSQDMMKNNRIEGFGNSVFEKYNNGVSNSYTSPTSASANSMEYNLNANNSTMNKFNNRNNYMSKMLGFGNPYFNQNPVQKTKGEIAMKYLNEVANKYIPSSFVNKINKVSASISKNYANGSLNIQSIMNGNAFSRNFEKSYMRRKDNFNSYGGNCSGNYGGGGYIGTCHPNFNKMEKARKPQESQASGIYEAKIIDDVLMTTGINKVPCENLLNEFSQKCETLDTKVIVSILTSKLKSKFTDEEETWKYKFKVLCVIRHLLIHRKKKGNEKVIETLDFLIQDLKNQTLEELYKCKEIKQLKKHVIEIFVLMGLQQKPSTEKESVKKEFKKTVEIPNLLDIDDEFPLPSNKHDTNSAMRGGGMTDRISIRNSDTNNNNYNNNHSSSTVPSRSNININNFSPNNNMNSFDLFHHDTKDIKQNCQESIRKKKYNENKDYHNDDFLMNSQTDKNNELFSSLNVKNLSQMNINMSNKNGDTKYRNMSTSKNEERDYISQTTNSIVNAPTKIKKNCNNNLIFLDNKNNDYNQKGGQTNTLSYNQSNLNDDDNILSFENDNIKHPYKSNNNQINFLWENMQSASTHINDLSHLNIGNPDKSVANNYDHINKKCELSNHSNNDINALISGDKERHPFDKKNLQNIENSKYNNDFSLIDINENICSGTRRTFDNADMDGNMHNLKNESYIDGATNYRNHNNASAISNNKSKYNTNKVSDSFENSLNNSMKIDDDQINNFFTSFTITSTKTEESNTKPNVKLDAFELLADQLKL; encoded by the coding sequence ATGAACAGGCTGATTCTGAACAAAGCAACTTCATCAAATGATGAACCTACTCCGGGTTACTTATACAATGAAATATCTCAGATAGCGTTTTGTTCCAAGGATTCTTTGAATTTTGTGGgtgaatatttaataaagaaattacAGAGAACAGacttaaatgtaaaattaaaaacgttgaaaatattaaagcaTTTATGTGATAAGAAAAGATCTGATTTTAgaatctttttaaaaaagaaaatagacTTAATTAAGGAATGTCAAAATTGTAATATAGTACATGACGAATTAAAAGGTGATACTCCATCTATGTTAGTTCGTAAGGAAGCTACGgatttaataaaagtaatatattcatatgatGGTGCAGACAATAATGTAAAGAATTCAGTAAGTAATAGTCAAGATATGATGAAAAATAACAGAATAGAAGGTTTTGGTAATTCTGTATTTGAGAAGTATAATAATGGAGTTAGCAATAGTTATACTAGTCCTACTTCTGCCAGTGCCAATAGCATGGAATACAATTTAAATGCAAATAATTCCACAATGAACAAATTTAATAAtcgaaataattatatgagtAAAATGTTGGGTTTTGGTAATCCATATTTTAACCAAAACCCTGTTCAAAAAACCAAGGGAGAAATAgctatgaaatatttaaatgaagtTGCAAATAAATACATTCCCTCTtcttttgtaaataaaattaataaagttAGTGCGtctatttcaaaaaattatgcaaaCGGTTCTTTGAATATACAGAGCATAATGAATGGTAATGCTTTTAGtagaaattttgaaaaaagttatatgaGGCGTAAGGATAATTTTAACAGTTATGGAGGAAATTGTAGCGGAAACTACGGAGGAGGGGGGTACATTGGAACTTGCCATCctaattttaacaaaatggaaaaggCAAGAAAACCTCAGGAATCGCAAGCTTCAGGAATATATGAAGCGAAAATTATAGATGATGTTTTAATGACTACTGGAATTAATAAAGTACCAtgtgaaaatttattaaacgAATTTTCTCAAAAATGTGAAACATTAGATACAAAAGTAATTGTGTCTATTTTGActtcaaaattaaaaagtaaatttacAGATGAAGAAGAGACATggaaatataaattcaaaGTTTTATGTGTTATAAGGCATCTACTAAttcatagaaaaaaaaaaggaaatgaaaaagttATAGAAACGTTAGATTTCTTAATACAAGACTTGAAAAATCAAACTTTGGAAGAGTTGTACAAATGCAAAGAAATTAAACAGTTAAAAAAGCATGTCATCGAAATATTTGTTTTGATGGGATTGCAGCAAAAACCTTCTACTGAAAAGGAGTCTGTAAAGAAAGAATTCAAAAAAACTGTAGAAATCCCAAATTTACTAGATATTGATGATGAATTTCCCTTACCTAGTAATAAGCATGATACTAATAGTGCTATGCGTGGTGGCGGCATGACCGATAGAATAAGCATCAGAAATAGCGATACAAATAACAATAACTATAACAATAACCATAGCAGTAGTACTGTTCCCAGTAGAAGcaacattaatattaataattttagccCAAATAACAATATGAACAGTTTTGACCTGTTTCATCACGACACAAAAgatattaaacaaaattgCCAAGAGagtataagaaaaaaaaaatataatgaaaacaaGGATTACCATAATGatgattttttaatgaatagcCAGACCGATAAGAATAACGAATTATTTAGCAGCTTAAATGTTAAGAATTTATCTCAAATGAATATTAATATgagtaataaaaatggtgatacaaaatatagaaaCATGTCAACatcaaaaaatgaagaaagaGATTATATAAGCCAAACAACAAACAGTATAGTAAATGCTCCtaccaaaataaaaaaaaattgtaataacaatttaattttcttagataacaaaaataatgattataATCAGAAAGGGGGTCAGACAAACACACTGTCATACAACCAAAGTAATCTAAATGATGATGATAACATTTTAAGCTTcgaaaatgataatattaaacatccttataaaagtaataacaatCAAATTAATTTCCTATGGGAGAATATGCAGAGTGCGAGCACACATATAAATGACTTGAGCCATTTAAATATTGGTAATCCTGACAAGAGTGTAGCAAATAATTATGACcacattaataaaaaatgcgAACTTAGTAACCATTcgaataatgatataaatgcATTAATATCCGGAGATAAGGAAAGACACCCGTttgataaaaagaatttacaGAATATAGAAAATTCTAAATATAACAATGATTTTAGTTTAATAgacataaatgaaaatatctGTAGTGGAACAAGGAGAACTTTTGACAATGCAGATATGGATGGGAACATgcataatttgaaaaatgaatcATATATAGACGGAGCAACAAATTATAGAAACCATAATAATGCTTCTGcaataagtaataataaaagcaaatataatacaaataa
- the PmUG01_12057400 gene encoding conserved Plasmodium protein, unknown function, which translates to MILRLKAKHHRLLSRKAKCFLQFRKFHLLSNNDLYEKLKNSNYLIKLIKDVKDGTEKEYKEEHGLSNIDLGISYLYKNVIMNKGDEKKKKKKKEMMMMIHDNFDDSMHASTNLELYDKRYCNYAITIKQCNDVKSALNIKEVYLYIMNSLNSLTVKQVLLILYSFFVHNMNIVYLKKINEHIINNIYNFKTNDLILIHLFYIYFENKYSYKKGDTHFYLNNYNVFLIRNKFKKDAKINSLNDISSVHREICKLANALIKYSSYLFYKRKQSLHLSQIAEILFLCHKYNNIHNNMHNNIYTEELLDHFVSVLDNSLQLIDISNVELALSEKEKNIKNKNALYDLTKFYTIIDCFYYISGIKKVCEFGHKKNKYFFNFCSFLKRNYKMLSNLDMHQLFLLLQVGGNVEGGENVENVERVVEVENVWTVGRGADNWDVEGDQVFQNFQNSRMKYAILKLIEEKLKQPSDESPQISTVVTCKYFNKCVDTLYSVYLYSNEKYILQNNKNSNVEEMHNEHFSHNSNTDNGHGEMGFENDDKRREEKGEGKYKENYICIDMSGGLHSRVLLNTNRYTTENMSANKHDNYYATDGSKINMKHNRVYKSHTVHLLAHVKFLDSINHYIKTKGTNSKRKYLPILLSSLENSINYKNMLIYFINSLDKTTDIDILLFYIISISTHINNIYVLSYLGYLYERIRIGQFSNSSSFTSDKIEVLLSSLYRLINNNNSYGTNLEVQKDFYKNNKEFFLLLYRNNLDVYEHIKGKLLNMNVIKIRNVQEFLFHYTYKYMIQNTFICLEKKLYYINDLTTINELLYYFLNINNYNMKYSSEISSDARKISILFFEKIFILNFLSIYKDAYNPFHNAVRKILVFISTDTNVDNNILLNYVMNIYFQSCISAFTNNIFTYITNILEDLFKDHFHLTYKNEQFVLFLNSNNLNFDSSKNDIINIMSKMIDYNFNIYIINFLILVYANVNFNKLFHRIKDYLYSYAI; encoded by the coding sequence ATGATCCTACGGCTTAAGGCAAAACATCATAGACTTCTTTCGAGAAAAGCAAAATGCTTCTTACAGTTTCGTAAATTTCATCTACTTAGCAACAATGATTTATATGAGAAGCTAAAAAACAGCAATTATCTTATTAAGTTAATTAAAGATGTTAAAGATGGCACagaaaaggaatataaaGAGGAGCATGGTTTATCTAATATAGATTTAGGGATTTCttatctttataaaaatgttattatgaacaaaggtgatgaaaaaaaaaaaaaaaaaaaaaaagagatgatgatgatgatccATGATAATTTTGATGATTCTATGCATGCATCTACAAATTTAGAACTATATGACAAACGTTACTGTAATTATGCTATCACTATCAAGCAATGTAATGATGTAAAAAGCGCACTAAATATAAAGGAAGTGTAcctttatataatgaattcaTTAAATAGCCTCACCGTAAAACAGGTTttactaatattatatagCTTCTTTGTTCACAACATGAATAtcgtatatttaaaaaaaataaatgagcatattataaataatatatataatttcaaaacaaatgatttaatattaattcatttattttacatcTACTTTGAAAACAAATATAGTTACAAAAAAGGTGACACACATTTTTACCTTAACAATTacaatgtttttttaataagaaacaaatttaaaaaggatGCAAAAATTAACTCGTTGAATGATATTAGTAGCGTTCATCGTGAAATATGTAAACTTGCGAACGCGCTGATTAAATATAGCagctatttattttacaaacgAAAACAAAGTTTGCACTTAAGTCAAATAGCGgaaatactttttttgtgCCATAAGtacaataatatacataataatatgcataataatatatatactgaaGAATTACTTGATCATTTTGTTAGTGTCCTTGATAACTCTCTTCAATTAATAGATATATCTAATGTAGAATTAGCTTTaagtgaaaaagaaaaaaacataaaaaataaaaacgcCCTATATGACTTGACAAAATTTTACACAATCATTGACTGCTTTTACTACATATCAGGCATTAAAAAAGTCTGCGAGTTtggacataaaaaaaataaatatttctttaatttttgttcctTTCTTAAAAGGAATTATAAAATGCTGTCAAATTTAGACATGCACCAGTTGTTTCTGCTGCTGCAGGTAGGAGGAAATGTTGAGGGAGGAGAAAACGTGGAAAACGTTGAACGGGTTGTAGAGGTGGAAAATGTTTGGACTGTTGGAAGGGGTGCAGATAATTGGGATGTTGAAGGTGATCAAGTTTTCCAAAACTTTCAAAATAGTCGTATGAAATATGCTATTCTTAAGTTAATCGAAGAAAAATTGAAACAACCTAGTGACGAATCTCCACAAATTAGCACAGTTGTAACTTGCAAGTATTTTAATAAGTGCGTAGATACACTTTATtcagtatatttatatagtaatGAAAAGTACATACTCCAGAACAATAAAAACAGTAATGTAGAAGAAATGCATAATGAGCATTTTTCTCATAATAGCAATACTGACAATGGGCATGGCGAAATGGGTTTTGAAAATGATGACAAAAGAAGGGAAGAAAAAGGggaaggaaaatataaagagaACTACATCTGCATCGATATGTCTGGAGGTCTACATTCCCGTGTGCTACTAAATACGAACAGGTACACAACGGAAAATATGAGTGCAAACAAACATGATAATTATTATGCCACCGATGggagcaaaataaatatgaaacaTAATAGAGTATATAAAAGTCATACTGTACATTTATTGGCgcatgtaaaatttttagatAGCATTAATCATTATATTAAAACGAAAGGTACTAACAGTAAAAGGAAATACCTACCAATACTTCTTTCAAGTTTAGAAAATtcaataaattacaaaaatatgttaatatattttattaatagtCTAGACAAAACAacagatatagatatattgttattctatattatatCAATAAGTACtcacataaataatatatatgtattatcaTATTTAGGTTATTTATATGAACGTATTAGAATAGGGCAATTCTCAAATTCTTCCAGTTTTACTTCAGATAAAATTGAAGTATTATTATCAAGTCTGTATAgacttataaataataacaatagttATGGAACCAATCTGGAGGTACAAAaggatttttataaaaataacaaagaaTTTTTCTTACTACTATACAGAAATAACCTAGATGTGTATGAACACATTAAAGGTAAGTTACTAAATATGaatgtaattaaaattagaaatgtacaggaatttttatttcattatacttataaatatatgattcaAAATACTTTTATCTGTTTAGAGAAAAagttgtattatataaatgactTAACAACAATTAATGAgcttttgtattattttttaaacataaataattacaatatgAAGTATTCTTCCGAAATTAGCTCAGATGCGCGTAAAATttccattcttttttttgaaaaaatttttattttaaactttttaagCATATATAAAGATGCATATAATCCGTTTCACAATGCAGTAAGGAAAATTTTGGTTTTCATCAGTACAGATACAAATgtagataataatatactcttaaattatgtaatgaatatatattttcagtCGTGCATTTCTGCTTTTActaataacatatttacatacattaCAAATATTCTTGAAGACCTCTTCAAAGATCACTTtcatttaacatataaaaatgaacaatttGTGTTATTCCTAAATTCaaacaatttaaattttgaCTCATCTAAAAATGACATAATAAACATCATGAGCAAAATGATTGACTACAAttttaacatatacataattaatttCTTGATTTTAGTTTATGCTAACgtgaattttaataaattattccaTAGAATTAAGGATTATTTGTATTCTTACGcaatttaa
- the PmUG01_12057500 gene encoding conserved Plasmodium protein, unknown function: MMNIFKRKNYKENGAYPSESSKRDEEEKKKKKKSRIKDLFKYIKYILANKVKTKYKYSFFVGLFITFLIFSGFFQFLLEFFHTHFYNIKYIDVSDTEKLKEIFFSNKPYLVYCKNDKQENIHSVINSNISNFPSILNIAIINCKSKLPSNQNVYERFKLSERTQAFIICYGRKPKPITLDLLNSKKKFITFVRDALVFSVPFFSKFPQFQTKCLNKNKKCVLFISRNHMTNRSNKYNYINDIFVNNKYFDINPMIIDHKKFLLKLNDEIFTSYNKNRDIHVFCLFNHTEGQTSEYYGYFYKENFDDFKKLSSFVSGCIKADNKSSEVIKLSSVPQIKYRTSKKKNNKR, encoded by the coding sequence AtgatgaatatatttaagcgtaaaaattataaggaAAACGGTGCTTATCCTTCTGAGAGTTCGAAAAGAGatgaagaggaaaaaaaaaaaaaaaaaaaaagtagaataaaagatttatttaagtatataaagTACATATTAGCTAATAAagttaaaacaaaatataagtattccttttttgttggattatttattacttttttaatttttagcGGTTTTTTTCAGTTTCTTCTCGAATTTTTTCACACTCActtttacaatataaaatatattgacgTGTCAGAcacagaaaaattaaaagaaatattttttagtaacAAACCTTATTTagtatattgtaaaaatgataagCAAGAAAATATACACTCAGTTATTAACTCAAACATATCAAATTTTCCAAGCATTTTGAATATAGCTATTATTAATTGTAAAAGCAAATTACCAAGTAACCAAAATGTGTATGAACGTTTTAAGTTAAGTGAAAGAACTCAagcttttattatttgttatggTAGAAAACCTAAACCAATTACTTTGGATTtattaaatagtaaaaaaaaattcataacaTTTGTACGTGATGCATTAGTATTTTCAGTTccattttttagtaaatttcCTCAGTTCCAGAcaaaatgtttaaataaaaataaaaaatgtgtacTATTTATTAGTAGAAATCATATGACTAACagaagtaataaatataattacattaatgatatttttgttaataataaatattttgatattaaCCCAATGATCATTGACCAcaagaaatttttattgaaGTTAAATGATGAAATTTTTACATCTTACAACAAAAATAGAGATATTCATGTTTTTTGCCTTTTCAATCATACTGAGGGACAGACTAGTGAATACTAtggttatttttataaagaaaattttgatGATTTTAAGAAATTGTCATCTTTTGTTTCAGGGTGTATAAAAGCGGACAACAAAAGTAGTGAAGTCATAAAGCTTTCAAGCGTTCCTCAAATAAAGTATAGaacaagtaaaaaaaaaaataacaaaagatAA
- the PmUG01_12057600 gene encoding OPA3-like protein, putative, which translates to MIPFFKIGIVLIRQVSKPISGYIKKKAIDNKKFKSICIYCGKKYYFFEQYIQKKFYNSNATNVNYSSYISENKSVNVGSEILGETIIFLVAALIIVAEYKRNSMKEAKKELILNHKLETLNIQVKELQRENDEIMKIVLPNKKNVRNNRSFDVSNTNFFKDIFNKILSKSNETTNNEKERNYSDVPEEKEK; encoded by the coding sequence atgattcctttttttaaaataggaATTGTTTTAATAAGACAAGTAAGTAAACCAATATCaggttatataaaaaaaaaagctatagataataaaaaatttaaaagcatatgtatatattgtggaaaaaaatactatttcTTCGAACaatacatacaaaaaaaattttataattcgaATGCAACCAATGTCAATTACAGTTCTTATATAAGTGAAAACAAGTCAGTTAATGTAGGTAGTGAAATTCTTGGAGAAACTATTATCTTTTTAGTAGCTGCATTAATTATTGTAGCTGAGTATAAAAGAAACAGCATgaaagaagcaaaaaaagaattaatactAAATCATAAGTTAGAAACACTAAATATACAAGTTAAGGAGTTACAAAgagaaaatgatgaaattatgaaaattgtGTTaccaaataaaaagaatgtcAGAAATAATAGAAGTTTTGACGTTTCAAATacgaatttttttaaagatattttcaataaaattttgaGCAAATCTAATGAAACGACAAACAATGAGAAGGAAAGGAACTATTCTGATGTTCCGGAGGAGAAGGAAAAGTAG
- the PmUG01_12057700 gene encoding WD repeat-containing protein, putative encodes MKNTKYNQSNSNLHGRNKYELRCKKNGKNKNINEEESDEISDNLSDSSLSCASKYMTRGERKYGESACNLNNISNIGNNINNSNGNNSNGNNSNGNNSNGNNSNGNNSSGNNSSGNNSSGNNSSGNNSSGNNYVVRGERVNNQTQRENKDKGKNALTVDLNDNLLINNVFSKQSFVYDHYRKKDILLSLWWKNIVDLYSDILITNLYNNVSNIEILNMNNHSKDGYQYLNEGIVVFHNSKKRDNYKMSILRVITKEEVNKKNEQDFFYSSALKNNIIDDSFKKYYGKKYKHVPIIKRYNCMNIPYYATNSTILYCNKEMCNNGTNFVHDGNVIIANKSIKGKIYLYNIKKTIDRINKIEEDGMLDKELNDDDERGENENENENENEDKDDDTKFDVRQDKCEQGKRGYNLNKNYVRNNDASNEKDVKNKRIQVSEKYRKKLQQRKIYDGQLLLELVGHTKTGKGLFFKNNYLLSNGDDKNIFIYDINSNASNNTKSSSNSNSNSSNSNNNNHSSSSDNNNGKYSDDHENVCKIHPYISIKTNELYSNVRWLYDSLIIGSTYSGYFSLFDIRMKNKNTQNKFNHVSSSSSNSSNSRNVFSTSTSSSSNNVNIHSIHKKITKYEISDIDKYNSEDNNLICLSSLNNIFIFDIRFINNNLPYKIIHDNSYNNYSLNDCYFEPYQTSLQNGEYTNSTNVNYFYDHSYNNYYNEDFFNSDTFIHSLFWCNIEAFNYIGSLNNKGIINLFDVNKSKHHCVFTYGCKYIKLFKFNPFKINNFVSVDKNNILILFTLPDQIYKSDLDLYLKDNFKEE; translated from the coding sequence atgaaaaatacCAAGTATAACCAGTCTAATTCGAATTTACAtggaagaaataaatatgaattaagATGTAAGAAAAacgggaaaaataaaaacataaatgaagaagaatCTGATGAAATCTCCGACAATTTAAGCGATTCCTCCTTATCATGTGCATCTAAATATATGACTAGGGGAGAAAGAAAATATGGAGAGAGTGCTTGtaatttgaataatattagtaaCATAGGAAACAATATTAACAACAGCAATGGTAATAACAGCAATGGTAATAACAGCAATGGTAATAATAGCAATGGTAATAATAGCAATGGCAATAACAGTAGTGGTAATAACAGCAGTGGTAATAACAGTAGTGGTAATAACAGCAGTGGTAATAACAGCAGTGGTAATAATTATGTAGTAAGGGGTGAAAGGGTGAACAACCAAACTCAGAGAGAAAATAAAGACAAGGGTAAAAACGCACTGACAGTTGACCTAAACGATAACCTACTTATAAACAATGTGTTTTCTAAACAAAGCTTTGTATATGAtcattatagaaaaaaagatatattattgaGTTTATGGTGGAAAAATATTGTGGATTTATATTcagatatattaataacgaatttgtataataatgttagtaacatagaaattttaaatatgaacaacCATTCAAAAGATGGTTATCAGTACCTTAATGAAGGAATCGTTGTTTTTCACAATtcgaaaaaaagagataattataaaatgagCATACTACGTGTAATAACTAAAGaagaagtaaataaaaaaaatgaacaagattttttttattcctctgctcttaaaaataatattatagatgattcttttaaaaaatattatgggAAGAAATATAAACACGTACCaattattaaaagatataattgTATGAATATACCATATTATGCTACTAATTCCACTATATTATATTGCAATAAAGAAATGTGCAATAATGGCACCAATTTTGTACACGATGGGAATGTTATTATAGCAAATAAATCCATAAAAGgtaagatatatttatataatattaagaaaacaatagatagaataaataaaatagaagaagATGGAATGTTAGATAAAGAATTAAATGATGATGACGAAAGAGGAGAAAACGAAaacgaaaatgaaaatgagaaTGAAGATAAAGATGACGATACGAAGTTCGATGTTAGACAAGACAAATGTGAACAAGGAAAAAGGggatataatttaaataaaaattatgtaagaAATAATGATGCATCGAATGAAAAGGATGTGAAGAATAAAAGAATTCAAGTGTCcgaaaaatatagaaaaaaattacaacaaaggaaaatatatgatgGACAATTATTACTAGAATTAGTAGGGCACACGAAAACAGGAAAAGggcttttttttaaaaataattatttactgAGTAACGGGGACGATAAaaacatattcatatatgatATTAACAGTAATGCTAGTAATAATACTAAGTCgagtagtaatagtaatagcaatagcagtaatagtaataataataatcatagtagtagtagtgataataataatggtaaATATAGTGATGACCATGAAAATGTGTGTAAAATTCATCCATATATATCCATTAAAACGAATGAATTGTATAGCAATGTGAGATGGTTGTATGATTCGTTAATTATAGGGTCAACATATAGTggttatttttcattatttgatataaggatgaaaaataaaaatacacaaaataaGTTCAATCATGTgagcagtagtagtagtaatagtagtaacagCAGAAATGTATTTTCAACAAGTACTTcaagtagtagtaataatgtGAATATTCACTCAATTCATAAgaaaataacgaaatatGAAATATCCGACATTGATAAATATAACAGTGAAGATAATAATTTGATTTGTTTaagttcattaaataatatttttatatttgatatacgctttataaacaataacttaccatataaaattatacatgaTAATTcgtataataattatagttTAAATGATTGTTATTTTGAGCCCTATCAGACATCCTTACAAAATGGAGAATATACTAACAGTACAAATGTGAATTACTTTTATGATCATTCAtacaataattattacaatGAAGATTTTTTCAATTCAGATACTTTTATTCATTCCCTCTTTTGGTGTAATATTGAAGCCTTTAATTATATTGgctcattaaataataaaggaataattaatttatttgatgTAAATAAAAGCAAACATCACTGTGTCTTTACCTATGGATgcaaatacataaaattgtTCAAGTTTAAcccttttaaaattaataattttgtttcggttgataaaaataatatcctTATACTTTTTACACTACCAGACCAGATATACAAAAGCGATTTGGACTTGTACCTTAAAGACAATTTTAAGGAAGAGTAG